One segment of Eretmochelys imbricata isolate rEreImb1 chromosome 5, rEreImb1.hap1, whole genome shotgun sequence DNA contains the following:
- the POC5 gene encoding centrosomal protein POC5 isoform X4, with amino-acid sequence MDEVINYPKTPVLTPVKGPSQADMEGLCPVRSGETSSQGSSSGPREIDETMVTELTISDEKVTQIESILDLWSGSLKTNVLTELRKWKMTFIEHHKLEMRQEKEKHAAHVRQLNNQMENLRELLHTYEISIGRKDEVITNLSHAIDKQKERIELMKTFTRWRIQHVEARQEAYANKLADRQFQIALMKRVWAAWRSLSEARWKEKVAKACQSRAEEVCFQLSKDYEAKIAELNVNLEEAKADILRLHSEREQYEGTMKKAFMRGVCALNLEAMTMFQGKESRTDHDPVNRREDPGTNATGRLPPSQFDPPSPPPPTAATVSQEEIFSSHLGHASTSQTRLESNSPVIVASAAVGSGITSAQKLPVARVVTSAQQKAGRTITARITGRSDLGQKNRICSSLAVMGVSPPMSSVVVEKHHPVTQQTISQATAAKYSRTVHHASNATSVRPTGHGGRTPHSQAHTNVQSIKVVD; translated from the exons ttttaacaCCGGTGAAGGGACCTTCTCAGGCAGACATGGAAGGACTTTGCCCTGTTCGTTCAGGAGAGACTTCTTCACAAGGGTCCTCATCTGGTCCAAGAGAGATTGATGAGACTATGGTGACTGAGTTAACTATTTCAGATGAAAAAGTGACCCAGATAGAAAGCATACTTGATCTCTGGAGTGGAAGTCTTAAG ACAAATGTTCTGACTGAACtcagaaaatggaaaatgacttttATTGAACATCACAAGCTGGAAATGAGACAAGAGAAAGAGAAACATGCTGCTCATGTGAGACAACTGAACAATCAGATGGAGAACCTGAGAGAGCTGCTACATACTTATGAAATCTCCATTGGCAGAAAGGATGAG GTAATCACTAACTTGTCCCATGCAATAGACAAGCAAAAGGAGAGGATAGAGCTAATGAAAACATTTACACGGTGGCGGATTCAGCACGTGGAGGCCAGACAAGAG GCATATGCAAATAAACTGGCGGACAGACAGTTCCAGATAGCTTTGATGAAGAGGGTTTGGGCAGCTTGGCGCTCTCTTAGTGAAGCAAGATGGAAAGAGAAAGTAGCTAAAGCCTGTCAGTCAAGGGCTGAGGAAGTCTGTTTTCAGCTTTCCAAGGATTATGAAGCTAAAATTGCAGAG TTAAACGTTAATCTGGAAGAGGCAAAAGCTGATATCCTGAGACTGCATAGTGAAAGGGAACAATATGAAGGCACCATGAAAAAAGCCTTTATGCGTGGTGTGTGTGCACTGAATCTAGAGGCAATGACCATGTTTCAGGGCAAAGAAAGTAGGACAGACCATG ATCCAGTAAATCGGAGAGAAGATCCTGGAACTAATGCCACTGGAAGGCTCCCTCCTTCCCAATTTGATCCTCCATCACCACCCCCTCCAACAGCAGCCACTGTTTCACAAGAGGAAATT TTTTCATCCCATCTGGGCCACGCAAGTACTTCTCAGACCAGATTAGAATCAAATTCTCCAGTAATAGTCGCTAGTGCAGCTGTAGGATCTGGCATTACATCCGCTCAAAAACTG CCTGTAGCAAGAGTAGTGACATCTGCTCAGCAGAAGGCAGGAAGAACAATCACTGCTCGAATCACAGGCCGATCTGATTTGGGACAAAAGAACAGAATTTGTAGTAGTTTAGCTGTAATGGGAGTCTCCCCACCCATGAGTTCAGTTGTTGTAGAAAAGCATCATCCAGTCACTCAG caaaCTATATCCCAAGCCACTGCTGCTAAATACTCTCGAACTGTGCACCATGCTTCTAATGCCACCAGTGTGAGACCTACTGGACATGGTGGACGAACACCTCATAGCCAGGCTCATACTAATGTTCAGTCAATAAAAGTTGTGGACTAA